In Ogataea parapolymorpha DL-1 chromosome I, whole genome shotgun sequence, the following are encoded in one genomic region:
- a CDS encoding MFS transporter, sugar porter (SP) family, giving the protein MFDAKQFKRKGEKGKDGMVIPESIYNYRLYRCAIFASWAAVLCGYDSGFISGTIVLDSFQEEFGFESMSKSTVTTVKANIISLFHVGAFFGSLLIYPVNFYRGRRIGLIIASILIIMGSAIQLGANHTTGLAPLYAGRTILGVGIGGISNIAPMYTAEIAPPSIRGRLVGLYELSWQVGGIAGYFINYGTNKHLHGDLKWRVPIAVQLIPAGIFMIGLAFIVETPRWYFQKHKIEKGIEALSYLRKLPPNDEYLKYETGNLLAEAQEAEKKVGDGLLAPIKAIFTNKNLRFRLLLSTSTFILQNTSGINAVNYYSPTLFSAIGASSTSSALLSTGLFGVLKGVATTFWAFFLIDPLGRRQSMFIGCPICIFCLFFIGSYIKIANPTSHAGMDAGGKATMAMFYIWCIAYSISVSGIPWVYSSELFDQSVRTFAQACAATSNWFWAFIFARFTGNMVNSMHAYGVFFFFGSGVVATVIIFYLFYPETSNVPVEDVGLLFTPGVPAWRAREYAMSVIEQRKIEAVEESDVEVLPTDITKSSSISA; this is encoded by the coding sequence ATGTTCGACGCGAAACAGTTCAAACGAAAAGGCGAGAAGGGGAAGGACGGCATGGTGATTCCCGAGAGCATCTACAATTATAGGCTTTACCGCTGCGCCATTTTCGCATCCTGGGCCGCTGTCCTCTGTGGATATGACTCAGGGTTCATCAGCGGAACTATAGTCCTAGACTCATTCCAGGAGGAGTTTGGGTTCGAGTCGATGTCCAAGTCCACAGTTACGACAGTCAAGGCCAACATCATTTCGTTGTTCCATGTCGGCGCCTTTTTTGGGTCCCTGCTCATATATCCTGTTAATTTCTACCGAGGACGAAGAATTGGCTTAATTATCGCCTCGATCCTAATCATCATGGGATCTGCAATCCAGCTAGGTGCAAACCACACAACGGGGCTTGCCCCGCTATACGCCGGAAGAACGATTTTGGGCGTTGGCATAGGAGGGATCAGCAACATTGCTCCAATGTACACTGCTGAGATCGCACCGCCAAGCATCAGAGGCCGTCTGGTCGGACTTTATGAGCTTTCGTGGCAGGTAGGTGGTATTGCGGGATACTTCATCAACTATGGAACAAATAAGCATTTGCACGGCGACCTCAAATGGCGGGTTCCCATTGCCGTGCAATTGATTCCTGCTGGAATATTTATGATTGGATTGGCCTTCATCGTGGAGACTCCCAGGTGGtattttcaaaaacatAAGATAGAAAAAGGGATAGAAGCGTTGTCATATCTCCGGAAACTGCCACCGAACGATGAATACCTCAAGTATGAGACTGGGAATCTGCTCGCCGAGGCACAggaagcagaaaaaaagGTTGGAGATGGTCTTCTCGCCCCGATCAAAGCAATTTTCACAAACAAAAACCTCAGATTCAGACTGCTGCTTTCCACGAGCACGTTTATTCTGCAGAACACCTCTGGTATTAACGCGGTGAATTACTACAGTCCGACGCTGTTCAGTGCTATTGGtgccagcagcacctcgtccGCGTTGCTGTCGACTGGTCTATTTGGCGTGCTGAAAGGTGTGGCGACGACTTTCTGGGCTTTCTTCCTCATTGATCCGCTCGGCCGTCGACAATCGATGTTCATCGGCTGTCCTATCTGCATTTTCTGTCTCTTTTTCATCGGGTCTTACATCAAAATCGCAAATCCCACCTCGCATGCTGGAATGGACGCCGGTGGAAAGGCCACCATGGCAATGTTCTACATCTGGTGTATTGCGTACTCGATCTCGGTGTCTGGAATACCATGGGTCTATTCGTcagagctttttgaccaGAGTGTCAGAACTTTTGCTCAGGCCTGTGCAGCCACCTCCAACTGGTTTTGGGCATTTATCTTTGCTAGGTTCACAGGAAACATGGTGAACAGCATGCACGCATACGGTGtgttctttttctttggctcgGGAGTCGTTGCGACGGTCATTATCTTCTACCTCTTCTACCCCGAAACATCGAACGTCCCTGTCGAAGATGTTGGACTGCTCTTCACCCCAGGAGTGCCTGCATGGAGAGCCCGTGAGTACGCCATGTCTGTGATCGAGCAACGGAAAATCGAAGCTGTCGAGGAGTCCGACGTCGAGGTGCTCCCTACCGACATCACCAAATCATCATCTATCAGCGCATAA
- a CDS encoding Quinate 5-dehydrogenase: MFAAKGLDWEYQLLDTDDAEAFSKMLASGKMIGCAVTMPNKVTFSSLVDQLTEDARVVGSINTVFARKNSGTGQIVYVGANTDIIGVRDSFLFNETARQKCLEVRPGLVYGAGGACRAAIYALHTYLGCPKIYVINRFAHEVETVAKSMKENGFAGEIIHLSTPQEARRVELPKFIVLAVPNIKPQTAEEKLAKATLDVFIESTKGSVLEMCYHPIIRTLLYDEFEKKGWNVIPGWEAVIYQGAAQFGYWTGIPLEETPVEHASRTLRKNLENV, from the coding sequence ATGTTTGCGGCAAAAGGTCTTGACTGGGAGtaccagcttctcgataCAGACGACGCCGAGGCCTTCAGCAAAATGCTCGCCTCGGGGAAAATGATCGGGTGTGCAGTGACTATGCCCAACAAGGTGACTTTCAGCTCTCTTGTCGACCAGCTGACCGAGGACGCCAGAGTTGTCGGATCTATCAACACGGTTTTCGCGCGAAAAAATTCCGGAACCGGCCAAATAGTGTATGTGGGGGCCAACACCGACATCATCGGGGTCAGAGACTCGTTCTTGTTCAACGAGACGGCAAGGCAGAAGTGTCTGGAAGTGCGGCCAGGTCTCGTGTATGGCGCCGGCGGAGCTTGTAGAGCAGCAATATATGCGCTCCACACGTACCTCGGATGCCCTAAAATTTACGTCATCAACAGATTTGCACACGAGGTGGAAACTGTGGCTAAGAGTATGAAGGAGAACGGCTTTGCAGGTGAAATCATCCATCTGAGCACTCCACAAGAGGCACGTCGCGTAGAGTTGCCTAAGTTCATAGTTTTGGCGGTGCCGAACATCAAGCCTCAGACAGCCGAAGAAAAATTGGCCAAGGCCACACTGGACGTTTTCATCGAATCCACCAAGGGTTCCGTGCTAGAAATGTGTTACCACCCAATTATCCGGACACTTCTGTAtgatgagtttgagaaaaagGGCTGGAACGTGATTCCAGGCTGGGAAGCCGTGATATACCAGGGCGCAGCCCAATTTGGCTACTGGACCGGAATACCTTTGGAGGAAACTCCTGTCGAGCATGCCTCACGAACTCTTCGTAAAAATCTAGAAAATGTTTAG
- a CDS encoding Aryl-alcohol dehydrogenase: MPPKFNSFKWDTIPEDLYTRLGKSGLQISRIVLGCMSYGRKSWFDFVLEDEDEVFTIMKKAYDSGIRTFDTSCNYSNGFSEILVGKFLKKHNIDRRTVVILSKCFFPPNESDPDTNIIVPGTAEGSEYINRYGLSRTNILDSVDKSIERLGTHIDVLQVHRFDTNTPIEETMEALHDVVKSGKVKYIGASTMRAYQFVEMQHVAELHGWTKFISMQSYYSLFYREEEDELIAYCKKTGVGLIPYSPLAGGVLARPFDKMFNTTPRSSIGLSVAMFGLNEITDKDKLLLSRIEELANKHRVKMATVAIAWCLAKDHNPILGLNKVERIDDAIAAIKLKLTDEEVAYLDEPDVSRKLPNLYH, from the coding sequence ATGCCACCAAAGTTTAACTCGTTCAAGTGGGATACCATTCCAGAAGACCTCTACACCCGGCTGGGAAAGTCCGGCCTCCAGATTTCTAGAATCGTCCTAGGATGTATGTCCTATGGCCGCAAGTCGTGGTTTGACTTTGTGCTAgaagacgaggacgaagtGTTCACGATCATGAAGAAAGCTTATGACAGCGGAATTCGTACTTTTGACACCTCGTGCAATTACTCCAACGGATTCTCTGAAATCCTCGTTGGaaagttcctcaagaaacaCAACATCGACAGACGCACGGTCGTTATCTTGAGCAAGTGTTTTTTCCCTCCTAACGAGTCGGATCCAGACACAAACATCATCGTCCCCGGAACGGCCGAAGGATCGGAGTACATCAACCGATACGGGCTTTCGAGAACCAACATCCTGGACTCTGTGGATAAAAGTATCGAAAGACTTGGCACTCACATCGACGTGCTACAGGTCCATCGGTTCGACACAAACACACCGATCGAGGAGACGATGGAGGCGCTGCACGATGTTGTCAAGTCCGGCAAAGTTAAGTACATCGGAGCTTCTACCATGAGAGCGTACCAGTTTGTTGAAATGCAACACGTTGCCGAGCTGCACGGTTGGACCAAGTTTATCTCTATGCAGAGCTATTACTCTCTGTTCTACAgagaggaggaagacgagctgattGCGTACTGCAAGAAAACTGGAGTTGGACTTATTCCGTACTCACCGCTCGCCGGAGGAGTGCTAGCCAGGCCATTCGATAAGATGTTCAACACTACACCTCGTTCCAGTATAGGTCTTTCAGTTGCCATGTTCGGATTGAACGAGATTACCGACAAGGACAAATTACTGCTTTCCAGAATTGAGGAATTGGCAAACAAACACAGGGTGAAAATGGCCACTGTGGCCATCGCCTGGTGCTTGGCCAAGGACCACAATCCTATTCTGGGTCTCAACAAGGTGGAGAGAATCGACGATGCAATAGCCGCTATCAAGCTGAAACTCACCGATGAGGAAGTTGCGTATCTTGACGAACCAGATGTTTCCCGAAAGCTGCCTAACTTATACCACTAG
- a CDS encoding Dicarboxylic amino acid permease → MSKANFDNSEEERKSVANLETVSIVPQDSASELFEVDDTHLKRTLKDRHIGMIALVSVFGTGLFLSSGGTLAKTGPVGILIAYALIGVIVGLNQIAFAEVAALAPLTGSTIRHSEIFIDEAVGFAYGYLSLWQHLLPGGLVSAALIIQYWSNLSPAVWISVLAVPIAVTNLFSIRIYGEVEFVFALLKISLIAILVLAGLVLDLGGVKGQERLGFHYWKDPGPFAEFVKTGNIGKFIGFWAALSSVVYSYGGVQGIALLAGETKNPRTNIPRAAKRILYRVVSLYMIAVFVLSLIVPYNDKKIAVSDGTAAHSPYVVAFERGGIKVLPHVVNALTLTSAWSEANAGITSSARVLFSLAAKKQAPRIFLKTNKRLNVPFVGVVLALLFLALSYMSIDSTAATVFSWFQNITSSNLLLGWILISICHIRMNRALKVQGYKRSDLPYHNRLAPAGAWISLIASVILLVTGGFTTFIHGNWKTSTFVSAYCSPMLFVIFYLAWKISKRTPQIDLKDIIIPALMEDYKTRPENDVPPKGIYKFLSLLWS, encoded by the coding sequence ATGTCCAAAGCCAACTTTGACAacagcgaggaggagagaAAATCTGTCGCCAACCTTGAGACTGTCAGCATCGTGCCTCAAGACTCGGCCAGCGAGCTCTTCGAGGTCGATGACACGCATCTGAAAAGGACCCTGAAAGACAGACACATCGGTATGATTGCGCTAGTCAGTGTTTTTGGTACGGgtttgtttctgagcagTGGAGGAACACTGGCCAAAACAGGGCCGGTCGGTATCCTCATTGCGTACGCCCTCATTGGAGTCATTGTGGGCCTGAACCAGATCGCTTTCGCCGAGGTGGCAGCTTTGGCTCCTCTGACGGGATCTACAATCAGACATTCAGAGATCTTCATTGACGAGGCTGTCGGCTTCGCCTATGGTTACCTTTCGCTCTGGCAACACCTTCTTCCAGGAGGCCTTGTTTCCGCAGCCCTTATCATTCAGTACTGGAGCAACCTCAGTCCTGCTGTGTGGATCAGTGTTCTGGCGGTTCCAATTGCCGTCACCAATCTGTTTTCGATCAGAATATACGGAGAAGTCGAGTTTGTGTTTGCgctgctcaaaatctcTCTCATTGCTATCCTTGTGCTAGCTGGTCTAGTGCTGGATTTGGGAGGAGTCAAGGGTCAGGAGAGACTTGGTTTCCACTACTGGAAAGATCCTGGCCCATTTGCGGAGTTTGTCAAGACCGGCAATATTGGTAAGTTTATTGGTTTCTGGGCTGCTCTGTCGTCGGTCGTTTATTCTTACGGTGGAGTTCAGGGTATTGCGCTTTTAGCTGGTGAGACCAAAAACCCACGCACAAACATTCCTCGTGCCGCCAAAAGAATTCTGTACAGAGTCGTCTCTCTCTACATGATTGCAGTCTTCGTTTTGAGTTTGATTGTGCCATACAACGATAAGAAAATCGCCGTGAGCGACGGAACAGCAGCTCACTCGCCATACGTGGTTGCATTCGAAAGAGGAGGCATCAAGGTGCTTCCCCACGTGGTCAATGCGCTCACTCTTACCTCTGCATGGTCTGAGGCCAACGCTGGTATCACCAGCTCTGCCAGAGTCTTGTTTTCGCTTGCGGCAAAGAAACAGGCCCCTAGAATTTTTTTGAAGACCAACAAGAGACTTAACGTTCCATTTGTGGGCGTCGTCTTGGCTTTGCTGTTCCTGGCTCTGTCCTATATGAGTATCGATAGCACGGCAGCTACAGTTTTCAGCTGGTTCCAAAACATCACCTCGTCTAACCTGCTGCTTGGCTGGATCCTTATTTCTATCTGCCACATCAGAATGAATAGGGCACTGAAAGTCCAGGGATACAAGAGATCCGATCTTCCGTACCACAACAGATTGGCACCTGCCGGAGCATGGATCTCGCTTATCGCATCGGTCATTCTTCTGGTGACAGGTGGATTCACCACTTTTATCCACGGGAACTGGAAGACCTCCACATTTGTGTCTGCTTACTGCTCCCCAATGCTGTTTGTGATTTTCTATCTCGCTTGGAAGATCTCCAAACGCACTCCGCAGATCGACCTCAAGGACATCATCATTCCAGCTCTGATGGAGGACTACAAAACTAGACCGGAGAATGACGTGCCTCCAAAGGGTATATATAAGTTCCTTTCTCTGTTGTGGAgttaa